Proteins encoded by one window of Bacillus sp. HMF5848:
- the ppc gene encoding phosphoenolpyruvate carboxylase, whose protein sequence is MTTSIHVNDSSSPLRRDVKTLGNILGQILTLHGGTELLDKVEKIRELTITLRKNFKEETYEALKQEIKQLKPPMREQVIRAFSVYFNLVNIAEQNHRIRRRREYQLEEDHVVQPSSFESAVLSLKDNQIPVEVIQDVLNKLSLELVITAHPTEATRRSVLEIQKRIADDIKQLDQPLLTKKEKATIEEKLIHEVTTLWQTDELHQHKPTVLDEVRNALYYFDHTLFNVLPDIHQDLEDCLGECFPEQKWNVPNFLRFGSWVGGDRDGNPFVTPDVTWETLQRQRRLVLKKYKEVIVEMMKLFSHSTNRVQVSDELLQSVEQEEAIYVAADKKWNVETEVYRRKLAIILERIRHVGKSDNIGYAHVDELLRDLYLIENSIKMHQPTERRLRILQKFIRQVKLFAFHLATLDIRNHSGEHEAAVTEILRKVKITDNYAGLPENEKIEILENILQDPRPLLLLHEDYSKETRKMLNCFKMIKDAHEEFGERSIEVYLVSMTRSASDLLEVLVLAKEMGIYRLHDDGRVESLLSVAPLLETVDDLTAGPRIMETLFTMDVYRNYLDVRGNHQEIMLGYSDGSKDGGTLTANWKLYKAQVEIHEMAKSYNVRLKFFHGRGGSLGRGGGPLNRSILSQPAETLGDGVKITEQGEVMSSRYLLTDIAYRSLEQAASTMLEVAAHVSKESEQGHLREKIWEQALEEVSEAALRKYQSLVFQDQDFLTYFIQATPLMELSSLNIGSRPMSRKNRESFSFEDLRAIPWVFAWTQSRQLLPGWYAAGTGLSTFAEKSPENLKILKDMYHNWPFFKSTIDNLQMALMKADIPTASLYKTLVEDEAIGDRIFTNIVDEYNRTKAILLKISDHQELLDHAPTIQSSVKRRNPYVDPLNFLQVELIKELRESDNPEDTLLTEVLLTISGIAAGLRNTG, encoded by the coding sequence ATGACAACTAGTATACATGTAAATGATAGTAGCTCTCCGCTACGTCGCGATGTAAAAACTCTCGGCAACATTTTAGGGCAGATTTTAACTCTTCACGGGGGGACCGAGTTACTAGACAAAGTTGAAAAAATTCGTGAGCTGACGATTACACTTCGGAAAAATTTTAAGGAAGAAACGTACGAAGCGCTTAAGCAAGAGATTAAACAGCTGAAGCCGCCGATGCGTGAGCAGGTTATTCGTGCTTTTTCTGTTTATTTTAATTTAGTAAATATTGCTGAACAAAATCATCGTATTCGCCGTCGTCGTGAGTATCAGCTTGAAGAAGATCATGTAGTGCAGCCTTCTTCTTTCGAAAGTGCTGTGTTATCGCTGAAGGACAATCAAATTCCTGTTGAAGTGATTCAAGATGTACTTAACAAGTTATCGCTTGAGCTAGTTATCACAGCACATCCAACAGAGGCGACAAGACGTTCTGTTCTTGAAATCCAGAAGCGCATTGCTGATGATATTAAACAGCTTGATCAACCACTATTAACAAAAAAAGAAAAAGCAACTATAGAAGAAAAGCTAATACATGAAGTGACAACATTATGGCAAACAGATGAGCTACATCAGCATAAACCGACCGTGTTGGATGAGGTTCGGAATGCGCTTTATTATTTTGATCATACATTATTCAATGTTTTACCTGACATTCATCAAGATTTGGAGGATTGCTTAGGGGAATGCTTCCCAGAGCAAAAATGGAATGTGCCTAACTTTCTACGCTTTGGCTCTTGGGTTGGAGGCGATCGAGACGGAAATCCGTTTGTAACACCTGATGTAACTTGGGAAACATTACAAAGACAACGCAGACTTGTATTGAAAAAGTATAAAGAAGTTATTGTGGAAATGATGAAGCTATTCAGCCATTCTACCAATCGAGTACAAGTAAGTGACGAGCTGCTGCAATCGGTTGAACAAGAGGAAGCAATCTATGTTGCAGCGGATAAAAAGTGGAATGTAGAAACCGAGGTATATCGAAGAAAGCTTGCGATTATATTAGAACGCATTCGCCACGTTGGCAAGTCTGACAACATTGGCTATGCGCATGTCGATGAGCTGTTGCGTGACCTATATTTAATAGAAAATAGTATTAAAATGCACCAGCCAACTGAAAGAAGACTACGAATTCTACAAAAATTCATCCGCCAAGTGAAGCTATTTGCCTTCCATCTTGCCACACTAGATATTCGGAATCATAGTGGGGAGCACGAAGCGGCAGTAACTGAAATTTTGCGAAAAGTAAAAATTACTGATAACTATGCAGGGCTACCGGAAAATGAAAAAATAGAGATTCTTGAAAATATCCTACAAGACCCTCGTCCGCTGCTATTACTGCATGAGGATTATAGTAAAGAAACGCGTAAAATGCTAAATTGCTTCAAAATGATTAAAGATGCTCATGAGGAATTCGGCGAACGTTCCATTGAAGTGTATCTTGTTAGTATGACTCGGTCTGCGAGTGATTTACTAGAAGTACTTGTGCTAGCTAAAGAAATGGGTATTTACCGCCTGCATGATGATGGTCGTGTTGAAAGTTTATTAAGCGTCGCGCCGTTGCTAGAGACAGTCGATGATTTAACAGCAGGACCAAGAATTATGGAAACGTTGTTTACGATGGATGTGTATCGCAACTATTTAGACGTACGCGGCAACCATCAAGAAATTATGCTCGGCTATTCAGATGGTAGTAAAGACGGTGGCACCTTAACAGCAAACTGGAAGCTGTATAAAGCGCAAGTAGAAATTCATGAAATGGCGAAAAGCTACAACGTACGCCTGAAATTTTTCCATGGCCGTGGTGGGTCATTAGGTCGTGGAGGCGGTCCGCTAAATCGTAGTATTTTATCACAGCCAGCCGAAACGTTAGGTGATGGTGTGAAAATTACGGAGCAAGGGGAAGTTATGTCATCTCGTTATCTATTAACGGACATTGCGTATCGTAGTTTAGAACAAGCTGCGTCTACGATGCTTGAGGTTGCGGCGCACGTATCGAAGGAATCAGAGCAAGGACATTTACGTGAAAAAATTTGGGAGCAAGCTCTTGAAGAGGTGTCTGAAGCTGCGCTACGAAAATATCAGTCTCTTGTTTTCCAGGATCAAGACTTTTTAACGTATTTTATCCAAGCTACACCGTTAATGGAGCTAAGCTCATTAAATATCGGCTCGCGTCCGATGAGTCGAAAAAATAGAGAAAGCTTTAGCTTTGAAGACTTACGGGCGATTCCATGGGTATTTGCATGGACGCAAAGTCGTCAGTTGCTGCCAGGCTGGTATGCGGCAGGAACAGGCTTATCGACGTTTGCAGAAAAAAGCCCTGAAAACTTAAAGATTTTGAAGGATATGTATCATAATTGGCCATTCTTTAAATCAACAATTGATAACTTACAAATGGCGTTGATGAAAGCAGATATTCCAACGGCTTCTCTATATAAAACGCTTGTTGAGGATGAAGCGATTGGCGATAGAATATTTACTAACATTGTAGATGAGTATAACCGTACGAAAGCTATTCTTTTAAAAATCTCAGATCATCAAGAATTGCTCGATCACGCACCAACGATTCAATCATCGGTGAAGCGCCGCAACCCATATGTAGATCCGCTCAACTTCCTACAAGTGGAGCTCATTAAGGAGTTGCGTGAAAGTGACAACCCTGAAGATACTCTGTTAACAGAAGTGCTACTGACGATTA
- a CDS encoding aspartate aminotransferase family protein, whose protein sequence is MDEAQHLAELDKKHFLHPTSSIQEQQSSGPAFIFKKGYGIYLEDIQGNVVIDGMSSLWNVNVGHGRKNLAEAAKKQMETLAYSSCFATFSNEPAIKLAAKLAQLAPPPLTATFFTSGGSEANDTAYKLARHYWLLKGEPARKKIIARNRSYHGVSMGATSATGLKPFRDFTQSLAPDFFHVDHFEVTALRALIEQEGPDTFAAIVAEPVQGAGGVHVPPADYFKKIKDICTEYGILLITDEVITGFGRTGKMFGMEHYEGVTPDMMCFAKGVTSGYAQLGGVMISEQMHQDFTQLSQGTLLHGYTYSGHATACAIALKNIDLLEQEDLVENAKLRGAELLDGLRSLAVDFDIIQSCRGLGLMAAIEFTGGLAPQIVKEAANRGLICRAVTFDNQDTLVLAPPLIITNEEVEKIITILKDTINSI, encoded by the coding sequence ATGGATGAAGCGCAGCATCTCGCAGAGCTTGATAAAAAGCATTTCTTGCACCCAACTTCGTCTATCCAGGAGCAGCAGTCGAGCGGTCCAGCTTTTATTTTTAAAAAAGGCTATGGAATTTATCTAGAGGATATACAAGGCAACGTGGTTATTGACGGGATGTCCTCCCTGTGGAATGTCAACGTCGGTCATGGGCGCAAGAACTTAGCTGAAGCAGCAAAGAAGCAAATGGAGACACTCGCGTACAGCTCGTGCTTCGCGACATTTAGTAACGAACCAGCTATCAAACTCGCTGCCAAGCTCGCACAATTAGCACCACCGCCGCTTACTGCGACGTTTTTCACATCAGGCGGCTCAGAAGCAAACGACACCGCCTATAAGCTCGCGCGTCACTACTGGTTATTAAAGGGCGAGCCTGCGCGTAAAAAAATCATCGCTAGAAACAGGTCGTATCACGGCGTATCCATGGGGGCGACAAGCGCAACGGGACTCAAGCCGTTTCGCGATTTCACCCAATCGCTCGCACCCGACTTTTTTCATGTCGACCACTTTGAAGTCACAGCGTTGCGAGCTCTAATCGAACAAGAAGGACCAGATACATTTGCTGCTATCGTCGCAGAGCCTGTGCAAGGCGCAGGTGGTGTGCACGTGCCACCAGCAGATTATTTTAAAAAAATAAAAGACATTTGTACGGAATACGGGATTCTGCTAATTACCGATGAAGTCATTACTGGGTTTGGTCGAACCGGAAAGATGTTTGGCATGGAGCACTACGAGGGTGTCACGCCAGATATGATGTGCTTTGCAAAAGGAGTAACGAGCGGGTACGCTCAGCTCGGTGGAGTGATGATCTCAGAGCAAATGCATCAAGATTTTACGCAGCTCTCACAAGGCACGCTGTTACACGGTTACACGTACAGCGGACACGCGACAGCCTGCGCCATCGCTCTGAAAAACATCGACCTACTAGAACAAGAAGACCTTGTTGAGAATGCTAAACTACGAGGCGCCGAGCTGCTAGACGGTTTGCGCTCACTCGCAGTCGACTTTGACATCATACAAAGCTGCCGCGGCCTCGGTCTTATGGCAGCGATCGAATTTACGGGCGGCCTCGCCCCGCAAATTGTAAAAGAAGCAGCGAACCGGGGTCTCATATGTCGCGCGGTGACGTTTGATAATCAAGATACGCTTGTACTAGCGCCGCCACTCATCATTACGAATGAAGAAGTGGAGAAAATAATTACTATTTTAAAAGACACAATAAACAGTATATAA
- a CDS encoding peptidase has product MLKTHIKEWLAANRNYGITLLQRLVQANSTQGNEKPAQQIVIDTLQQLNLQIDVWEPDGATLKQHPYFASPRTDFTNSPNVVGIKKGTGGGRSLILNGHIDVVPAGDPEQWAPHPPFSGQIIDGKLYGRGATDMKGGNVALLLALAALQETPLKGDVIFQSVIEEESGGLGTLAAIHRGYKADAALIPEPTNMKIFPKQQGSMWFRLHVKGRSAHGGTRYEGVSAIEKALLVVEHVKKLEEKRNASITDPLYSNIPIPVPINIGKITGGDWPSSVPDLVKLEGRIGVSPEETMDEAKQELETWIAELHKTDPWFTKNPVTLEWFGARWLPGAINLEHELINKLTTHFEHVTGRKPTIEASPWGTDGGLLTNVGATPSVVFGPGVTENAHHPNEYIEIDKVFEAAEIIALTIIDWCGGEHDG; this is encoded by the coding sequence TTGTTAAAAACTCACATAAAAGAGTGGCTTGCGGCAAACAGAAATTATGGCATCACCCTCTTACAAAGACTCGTGCAGGCAAATAGTACTCAAGGAAATGAGAAGCCCGCCCAGCAAATTGTTATTGACACGCTACAACAGCTGAACCTACAAATCGATGTGTGGGAGCCAGACGGGGCTACACTCAAGCAACACCCATACTTTGCTTCGCCGCGAACGGATTTCACCAATAGTCCGAACGTGGTAGGTATTAAAAAAGGTACAGGTGGCGGGCGCTCGCTTATTTTAAACGGTCACATTGATGTCGTACCAGCGGGCGATCCTGAGCAATGGGCACCACACCCGCCCTTCAGCGGGCAAATTATCGACGGCAAGCTTTATGGTCGTGGTGCTACCGATATGAAAGGTGGCAATGTCGCTCTTCTCCTAGCGCTAGCCGCTCTGCAAGAAACACCTCTCAAAGGTGACGTAATTTTTCAAAGTGTCATTGAAGAAGAGAGCGGTGGCTTAGGAACACTCGCAGCCATCCACCGCGGCTATAAAGCCGATGCGGCGCTTATCCCGGAGCCAACGAATATGAAAATTTTTCCGAAGCAACAAGGCTCGATGTGGTTTCGCCTTCACGTAAAAGGTCGCTCTGCTCACGGCGGCACAAGGTACGAAGGAGTCAGTGCGATAGAAAAGGCGCTTCTTGTTGTCGAGCATGTGAAGAAACTTGAAGAAAAGCGAAACGCCAGCATCACCGATCCTCTTTACAGCAACATTCCGATCCCGGTGCCTATTAATATTGGCAAAATCACCGGTGGCGACTGGCCATCGTCGGTACCGGACCTTGTAAAGCTTGAAGGTCGCATTGGTGTCTCGCCAGAAGAAACAATGGATGAAGCGAAGCAAGAATTAGAGACGTGGATCGCCGAGCTTCACAAAACGGACCCGTGGTTCACCAAAAACCCCGTCACGCTCGAATGGTTTGGCGCGCGCTGGCTACCAGGAGCGATCAATCTTGAGCACGAGCTAATCAACAAGCTAACCACACACTTCGAGCACGTGACCGGGCGCAAGCCAACAATCGAAGCGTCCCCTTGGGGCACCGATGGTGGGTTGCTCACAAATGTTGGCGCGACACCGTCCGTTGTGTTTGGTCCTGGTGTGACTGAAAACGCACATCACCCGAACGAATACATCGAAATAGACAAAGTGTTCGAAGCGGCCGAAATTATTGCCTTAACAATTATCGATTGGTGTGGAGGTGAACACGATGGATGA
- a CDS encoding 3-oxoacid CoA-transferase subunit B gives MSMGVDTRNRIAKRAAQEIQDGMIVNLGIGIPSLVPNHLPPHLNVMFHAENGILGIGKSPAKGKEDPTLCNAGGFPVTTVPGASFFDSATAFGMIRSGYLDVTILGGLEVSETGDLANWIVPGKRVPGIGGAMELAKKAKKVIIVMNHCNKNGDPKILKTCTLPLTAKACVSLIITDMAVIEVIPQGLLLKEVMAPHTVEDVIAKTGAPLDICKNIKRLD, from the coding sequence ATGAGCATGGGGGTAGATACGCGTAATAGAATCGCGAAGCGTGCCGCGCAGGAAATACAAGATGGTATGATCGTCAATCTCGGTATCGGCATTCCGTCACTTGTACCGAATCACCTCCCGCCCCACCTTAATGTCATGTTTCATGCGGAAAACGGTATTTTAGGTATCGGGAAATCACCCGCCAAAGGAAAAGAGGATCCGACCTTATGCAATGCGGGTGGCTTTCCTGTCACCACTGTTCCAGGTGCTTCATTTTTTGACAGCGCGACTGCGTTTGGCATGATTCGCTCGGGTTACTTAGACGTGACGATACTCGGAGGCCTCGAGGTTAGCGAAACAGGTGACCTAGCAAACTGGATTGTGCCAGGAAAACGTGTGCCTGGTATTGGTGGGGCGATGGAGCTCGCGAAAAAAGCAAAAAAAGTCATTATTGTCATGAATCATTGTAATAAAAATGGAGATCCGAAAATCCTCAAGACTTGCACTTTGCCGCTTACTGCCAAGGCTTGTGTAAGTTTAATCATTACCGATATGGCGGTCATTGAAGTCATCCCTCAAGGCTTACTTTTAAAAGAAGTAATGGCACCGCACACAGTAGAGGATGTCATTGCCAAAACAGGAGCGCCGCTAGACATTTGTAAAAATATAAAGCGGTTGGACTGA
- a CDS encoding CoA transferase subunit A: protein MKSSPKRLINKVVSLEEALAFIDDGCTLMFGGFGGVGNPPTLIQGILDKGVKDLTLIGNDTGFPTIGIGKIVSQRRAKKIIVSHIGSNPNAGQYMMDGTLEVEFSPQGTLAERIRAGGVGLAGILTDVGLDSMVEEGKQKITINGNAYLVETALTADVSIIHAKRADTFGNLIYETSARNTNPLVAMAGTITIVEADEIVEVGELDPEEIVTPGVYVDRVVQSKGVDWTWAWE, encoded by the coding sequence ATGAAGTCATCTCCCAAGCGACTAATAAACAAGGTTGTTTCATTAGAAGAAGCGCTCGCCTTTATTGATGATGGCTGTACGTTGATGTTTGGTGGATTTGGGGGCGTCGGGAATCCCCCGACTCTCATTCAAGGTATTCTCGATAAAGGTGTAAAAGACCTCACGCTAATCGGAAATGATACAGGGTTTCCTACGATTGGTATCGGAAAAATTGTCAGCCAGCGCCGAGCGAAAAAAATTATCGTGTCTCACATTGGTTCGAACCCAAATGCCGGTCAATACATGATGGACGGGACACTCGAGGTCGAATTTTCCCCACAAGGTACGTTAGCGGAGCGCATCCGAGCAGGCGGTGTTGGGCTAGCTGGCATACTCACGGACGTTGGTCTCGATAGCATGGTCGAAGAGGGTAAGCAAAAAATCACCATAAACGGCAACGCATATTTAGTAGAAACCGCATTAACAGCTGACGTCTCCATTATACACGCGAAAAGGGCGGATACATTTGGCAACCTTATCTATGAAACTAGTGCCCGCAATACGAATCCACTCGTGGCGATGGCTGGCACAATCACGATAGTGGAGGCGGATGAAATTGTTGAAGTCGGCGAGCTGGATCCTGAAGAAATTGTCACACCTGGTGTGTACGTGGATCGCGTCGTACAAAGTAAAGGGGTGGACTGGACATGGGCATGGGAGTAG
- a CDS encoding aspartate aminotransferase family protein, with amino-acid sequence MKRHSLLIKPMLNEVYPTVTHGDGIYLYDNTGKKYIDGCSGAITASIGHAIPDIVDAMHEQAQNVSFVYRSQFTSEPAEELALKLNELVGAEEDYWSFFVNSGSEATETALKIAIQHYQEQGNFKKTKVMSRWISYHGITLGALSLSGHVKRRERFARLLEDFPTVAPPYCYRCPFNLKYPSCQLFCASELETAIERTGADQIAAFIAEPIVGAAGGVIVPPDGYYQKIREICDRYEILFISDEVMTGIGRAGKMYGMDHWDVKPDIIAMGKGMGAGYTPIAATLVSERVMAPILAGSNSIMSGHTLSANPLSAAVALAVINYIEKNRLIEKVEENGTYLMKKLEALAEKSEVIGDVRGKGLMIGVEFVADLGTKQPFELSVGLTKKIVDTARDKGLLVYPSSAGKVGAYGDAVIIAPPFIITKQQIDDLVAIFKETVDEVTGEL; translated from the coding sequence ATGAAGCGTCATTCGTTACTGATTAAGCCGATGCTCAATGAGGTTTATCCAACAGTAACACACGGTGATGGCATATATTTGTATGACAACACCGGAAAAAAATATATAGATGGCTGCTCTGGTGCGATTACTGCGAGCATTGGTCATGCGATCCCTGATATTGTTGATGCTATGCATGAACAAGCGCAAAACGTTTCGTTTGTGTATCGGTCCCAATTTACATCCGAACCAGCCGAGGAGCTTGCGCTTAAGTTGAATGAGCTTGTCGGAGCCGAGGAGGATTACTGGTCGTTTTTCGTTAACAGTGGCTCAGAAGCAACGGAAACAGCGCTTAAGATTGCTATTCAGCACTATCAAGAGCAGGGCAATTTTAAAAAGACGAAAGTAATGTCGCGCTGGATTAGCTATCACGGTATTACCCTTGGTGCGTTGTCGTTATCAGGTCATGTAAAACGGCGTGAGCGGTTTGCTCGTTTGTTAGAGGACTTTCCAACCGTAGCTCCGCCGTATTGCTATCGCTGTCCGTTCAATTTGAAGTATCCGAGCTGTCAGCTGTTCTGCGCTAGTGAACTTGAGACTGCAATCGAGCGAACCGGTGCTGACCAAATTGCTGCGTTTATTGCAGAGCCCATCGTTGGCGCAGCGGGTGGTGTGATTGTCCCCCCAGATGGATATTATCAAAAAATAAGAGAGATTTGTGACCGCTACGAGATTTTGTTCATTTCAGATGAAGTGATGACGGGAATCGGGCGGGCAGGAAAGATGTACGGCATGGATCATTGGGATGTAAAGCCCGACATTATTGCGATGGGAAAAGGCATGGGTGCAGGCTACACGCCAATCGCCGCTACACTCGTGAGTGAAAGAGTGATGGCCCCTATATTGGCAGGTTCGAACTCTATTATGAGTGGGCACACGCTAAGTGCGAATCCGCTATCCGCAGCCGTGGCTCTTGCTGTCATAAATTATATAGAAAAAAATAGACTAATAGAAAAAGTTGAAGAAAACGGAACGTATTTAATGAAGAAACTCGAGGCGCTAGCCGAAAAGTCAGAAGTGATTGGGGATGTGAGAGGGAAAGGCTTGATGATTGGTGTTGAATTTGTTGCCGATTTAGGAACGAAGCAGCCATTTGAGCTGTCGGTCGGGTTGACGAAAAAAATTGTTGATACAGCAAGAGACAAAGGTCTGCTTGTGTACCCTTCATCTGCCGGCAAGGTCGGTGCTTACGGTGATGCCGTCATCATCGCGCCACCTTTTATTATCACAAAGCAGCAGATTGATGACTTAGTTGCTATTTTCAAAGAAACTGTCGATGAAGTAACGGGGGAATTGTAG
- a CDS encoding YokU family protein, which produces MRCEWCDASDVMNTTSTVYWELPDGTRAIEIEETPGVTCNSCGMEYQSEKVTEEIEDQLLLIDTNVIGKRISYKELMDIPRLLKRNYFKF; this is translated from the coding sequence GTGAGATGTGAGTGGTGTGATGCTAGTGACGTAATGAACACAACATCTACTGTGTATTGGGAGTTACCAGATGGCACACGTGCCATTGAAATTGAAGAAACACCAGGTGTAACGTGCAATTCGTGCGGGATGGAATATCAATCTGAAAAGGTAACGGAGGAAATAGAGGATCAACTCCTTTTAATTGATACGAATGTAATTGGAAAAAGAATCTCCTATAAGGAGTTAATGGATATACCACGATTGTTAAAAAGAAATTACTTTAAGTTTTGA